The Papio anubis isolate 15944 chromosome 5, Panubis1.0, whole genome shotgun sequence genome has a segment encoding these proteins:
- the BASP1 gene encoding brain acid soluble protein 1 yields the protein MGGKLSKKKKGYNVNDEKAKDKDKKAEGAATEEEGTPKESEPQAAAEPAEAKEGKKPDQDAEGKAEEKEGEKDAAAAKEEAPKAEPEKTEGAAEAKAEPPKAPEQEQAAPGPAAGGEAPKAAEAAAAPAESAAPAAGEEPSKEEGEPKKTEAPAAPAAQETKSDGAPASDSKPGSSEAAPSSKETPAATEAPSSTPKAQAPAASAEEPKPVEAPAANSDQTVAVKE from the coding sequence ATGGGAGGCAAGCTCAGCAAGAAGAAGAAGGGCTACAATGTGAACGACGAGAAAGCCAAGGACAAAGACAAGAAGGCTGAGGGCGCAGCGACGGAAGAGGAGGGAACCCCGAAGGAGAGCGAGCCCCAGGCGGCTGCGGAGCCCGCCGAGGCCAAGGAGGGCAAGAAGCCCGACCAGGACGCCGAGGGCAAGGCCGAGGAGAAGGAGGGCGAGAAGGACGCGGCGGCCGCCAAGGAGGAGGCCCCGAAGGCGGAGCCCGAGAAGACGGAGGGCGCGGCGGAGGCCAAGGCTGAGCCCCCGAAGGCGCCCGAGCAGGAGCAGGCGGCCCCCGGCCCCGCTGCGGGCGGCGAGGCCCCCAAAGCTGCCGAGGCCGCTGCGGCCCCGGCCGAGAGCGCGGCCCCTGCTGCCGGGGAGGAGCCCAGCAAGGAGGAAGGGGAACCCAAAAAGACTGAGGCGCCCGCAGCTCCTGCCGCCCAGGAGACCAAAAGTGACGGGGCCCCCGCTTCAGACTCAAAACCCGGCAGCTCGGAGGCTGCCCCCTCTTCCAAGGAGACCCCCGCAGCCACGGAAGCGCCTAGTTCCACACCCAAGGCCCAGGCCCCCGCAGCCTCCGCAGAAGAGCCCAAGCCGGTGGAGGCCCCGGCAGCTAATTCCGATCAAACCGTAGCCGTGAAAGAGTGA